GAAAGCGACGATGCCAAGCTGGAGAAACCCgttaaaaagaagaaacagcTCATCAGAAATTCCTCGGTTAGGAAGACTTCGAGTTAGTTTTAGGCAGGCATAGAAAAGTaatagctttattttttaagttttacaaatatattaaagctTAATGAGTATAAACTAAATGAGTATAAAGGTCTTCAAAGATTATGATGCTTAGGTTAggccacaaattttattattgcatTAAAAAGGACTACAAAGTTGTATGAATTTGTTAAAAACTTCAATCGAAAACAGGTGAAACGTGACGGCTCTATCTATTATTTCTTTGCCTGTGCTTCCGCTCTTCAAAGTCTGATAACCACTCCTTCGGTGGAGGTGGTTGAGGAGTAGTGTCATAATCCTGCTGCTTTTGCCTTTCAAGCTCGGCCAATCTCTGTGCGTAGATCCTTGACCTTATGCAGTCGCAGCGCCGTTGATCTTCCATATCCATTAGACGGGATGTGCAGGGTTCTTCCTGCGGACAATTCCGAAGAATAGGCCCTTCCTGCACCAAGAATTCCCGGTCGGTGCATGGGTGGCATGGATGCGATTCCTCATCTTCACACTCCTCCTCTTCCACCTCCTCCCCTTTGACCAGTTGCAGGCTTGATGAGGTATTGCATCCGTGGCATCTAGTGGCCGGCTGCGTTTGGCAAGCCACATTTGTCTGCAATTTGGCATCTCGACTGGGCGGACTGGTCTGAGTTTGGCAGCTCGAAAGGCACTCCTCCCGTTTGGGACAGTGCTGGCTGCCATTGTTCTTCATCAACCCCTCGGTGGAGGTGCCAGCGCTGTAACAGAGTTGGCTTTTGGACCGGCCCAGGGCTACATCGTTTACTGGCTTTTTGGGGATTTCAATATGCAAATTACAGGGATCAATGGACACGTGAGGAACCTTCAGAGCCTGGGGAAAGCAAGGTTGCAGGTTCATGACAGGACCACCAAAAACATTTAGGGGAACTGCTGTTGTCGCAGTAACTGAACCCAAGCGACTATAGGTGAACATTCGGATGTCCACCTCCTTTCTGATATCCTGTTGGATCACCACATACTGCTCACTGCCCACCACAATGGGAACTGTATTAGGAAAAAGGAGGAGTATAAATAAGTCTCCAAAGCAAAGTCCAGCTTACTGTGCACTGCGGGTGCCATCGGGGTCTTGGATACCTTCAGAACCTCTCGCCTTTCATACGGATTGTTGGCTAGCTTGACCTCCTCCCGCGGTTCCTGGACAAAGAGATCCAGCAAAATTGTTGTGGCACCACCCTCTAGACATGGGCTGAGGGTAAACATCCGGAAGTCCACTACTTTTCGTATATCCTGCTGGGTGACTGCGCACACATCATTACCCACAATGCATAGAgctttaaaaaaggaaagcgAATATAAAAAAGTCGCAGGAGCTAGCTCCAGCTCACATTGCACAGCTGGGCCCACCGGGGTCTCGGACACTTGAACCACATGTCGCCTCACGTTCATATTATTAGCCATTATCAGTGGGTTCTCTggtatataaacaaatttagtaatttttaaaaatttggaatttattcttaaaaatttgggGTAAGCATTTCTTTTCGAAATAAACGAAATTTTTTGAAGAATGACACTTTGGGGGGCATAGCCTGCTAGGGAACGTTAAAAATCACTTTAAAATTCTCAGATTTTAATGTAATGTTccttttcatatatatatttttttattttttgaacaaattaacttaattttttgatCAAACATTGGGGTTTTGTCTTccaattttgattaaaaaaaatctgaaaattttttttaaaaataaaaatgctacGTGGATACCTcaggacacttatcctttaacaaAAGCAATATAGTTTTTTGATACCGGATGTTTTGGTGGACTcaggagattccctataagtTGAAGacttgtaaacattttttaaaacaaaaattaaaaaacaaaaaattgctCAAATCTTgtgttatttataatatttcattaagCAAACTTTAGttgtttttgcaattttttttttaattttaaattaaatttaattttatttaaatttaaattaaaaaattttaaaattgaaatttttaaattaaataatgtattgtcatattttttcatatataaaaccttttcaaatttcaaattaatatatatatacatctttttttaaaatgttctctttgtttacattcccaatttatttttaaaaaatgtatacatttttcggtttaatttaaaatttatttaaagctaacTAATAGTTAAAATAATTCTTAGACATAAAAAGTACTTATTTGCAATTCTTAAACTTCACTTTACCctcttaataaattttaaaaaagaagtAAAAGTAAACACTAAATTCTAGACACACGCTAAAATGTAGATTAGTTTATAACATGCAGTTTGAATCAAAAGCGAATTCAGATTGAGGCAGTTTCACAATAAGGAATAATTagcaaaagcaattaaaatataagttttCTCGGCATTTAGATAGTTTTGTTGAAATTGAATCAAGGATAATATGGTCCAAACTTTAGAAGCTCACAGAAAAATACTTGAATGCAACACCAAACTGAATTGAAACTTCTAGTTTACTATCGCTCTTAGTTTAAATCCGTATTGATTCCTCCTTGACATTTGACCCCGAATTGCCCGCCGTCGTTAGGGAGTCCTTCTCCTTGTTGTTGCCAAAGTCCGGATACAATTTCGCCACCTGGCCCAGAGGCGTACACAGGCGACCTGAGAAGTCCAAGCGTTTGTTGGACTGACTTCGCTCCGCCGAGGAGATTATGTCCAGCAGGGATCTGACGGATAGAGATAGTTCATAATGAtttaggaaaacaaaaaagcttAGAAGCCTCACCTTTGTCCACAACTGGACATGCGTCGCTTGCTGGCCTTCAGCAAGCTATTGGAGTTGGAGCTGCCACTGGCACTGCCGCTGCTAATGGGCTCCAGCCGTTCAGGCGAGAGCGGTGATTCCGTGTAGGAGCGCAGAAGGCTGGTTCCCGTCTCCGATTTAAGCGGCCCATCGCCATAGGCGGCACGCAGACTCTGCAGACTCTCCAGTAGATTCTTGTGGTGCACCGTGGTGGCGTTCAGCTGAATAAGTT
Above is a genomic segment from Drosophila kikkawai strain 14028-0561.14 chromosome 3R, DkikHiC1v2, whole genome shotgun sequence containing:
- the Mst89B gene encoding uncharacterized protein Mst89B, which codes for MANNMNVRRHVVQVSETPVGPAVQSLCIVGNDVCAVTQQDIRKVVDFRMFTLSPCLEGGATTILLDLFVQEPREEVKLANNPYERREVLKVSKTPMAPAVHIPIVVGSEQYVVIQQDIRKEVDIRMFTYSRLGSVTATTAVPLNVFGGPVMNLQPCFPQALKVPHVSIDPCNLHIEIPKKPVNDVALGRSKSQLCYSAGTSTEGLMKNNGSQHCPKREECLSSCQTQTSPPSRDAKLQTNVACQTQPATRCHGCNTSSSLQLVKGEEVEEEECEDEESHPCHPCTDREFLVQEGPILRNCPQEEPCTSRLMDMEDQRRCDCIRSRIYAQRLAELERQKQQDYDTTPQPPPPKEWLSDFEERKHRQRNNR